Within Chlamydia pneumoniae TW-183, the genomic segment TTCAATTTGTTCAAGGATAATGTATGTTGGATAATGAATGGAAAGCAATCTTAGGCTGGGGAGATGATGAGTTAGAAGAACTCAGAATCTCAGGATATTCTTTTCTACGCCAAGGGCATTATTCAAAAGCGATTCTTTTTTTTGAAGCTCTAGTGATCTTAGATCCTTTAAGTATCTATGATCATCAAACTCTTGGAGGTCTTTATCTCCAAATTGGTGAAAATAGTCAGGCGCTTGCTGTTTTAGATCAGGCACTCCGCATGCAAGGAGATCATCTGCCTACACTCTTAAATAAAACAAAAGCTCTCTTCTGTTTGGGACGAATTGAAGAAGCTACTGCCATTGCCACCTACCTTTCATCCTGTCCCATACCAGCAATTGCTAATGATGCTGAAGCTCTATTGATGAGTTATAGTAAAGCAACCAAAAAAAATGCTGCGTTAGTTCGTTAATTTTTTCTCCTATAGAAAACGTATTTCGTGATTGAAGAACTCCGGATTTCTTTAGTTCTTTTTCCATTTTTATTACAAAATTTCATAATTATTTTTTCCTGAATTTGTGGTTCCTTATTGCCTAACGAAACCAACGATCCAATTTGCCTTAAAACCTAGTAATCGGTAGAGTTATTTTATCGGCAGAGCGTACCGCGTTTACCTGCGGAGGAAGGGTGTATAGGATCCATTCCTAACAGGAACTTCACCCAGGGAATGCAGGATCCAATCTGAACGCGAAGAGTCATTGCACTCAGTGCAATGAATAGTCAAGATGCAATGAGATTTTCTCGCCATCACTCATGGGATGGGTCGATTGTATTTGGGAAAGCTTTATAAATAAAGAGAGCGGCATGTTAACCTGTAACGAGTGCACTACTTGGGAACAGTTTTTAAATTATGTTAAGACACGTTGCTCGAAAACGGCTTTTGAAAATTGGATTTCTCCTATTCAAGTTCTTGAAGAAACTCAAGAGAAAATTCGCTTAGAAGTCCCCAACATTTTTGTACAAAATTATCTTCTTGATAACTACAAAAGAGACCTCTGTTCTTTTGTCCCCTTAGATGTTCATGGAGAGCCTGCTTTAGAATTTGTAGTTGCAGAACACAAGAAACCTTCAGCCCCCGTGGCTTCTCAAAAAGAATCAAACGAAGGAATTTCTGAGGTCTTTGAAGAAACTAAAGATTTTGAATTAAAGCTGAATCTCTCCTATCGCTTTGATAATTTCATTGAAGGTCCCTCAAATCAATTTGTGAAGTCTGCAGCTGTAGGTATTGCTGGGAAACCTGGCCGCTCCTACAACCCTTTATTCATCCATGGGGGTGTGGGATTAGGCAAAACGCATTTACTTCATGCCGTAGGTCACTACGTAAGAGAACATCATAAAAATCTACGCATCCATTGCATCACTACAGAAGCGTTTATCAACGATCTTGTCTACCATCTCAAATCCAAGTCTGTTGATAAAATGAAAAATTTTTATCGTTCCCTAGATTTACTTCTTGTTGATGATATTCAATTTTTACAGAATCGCCAAAATTTTGAAGAAGAGTTTTGCAATACCTTTGAGACTTTGATCAACCTGAGTAAGCAAATTGTAATTACCAGTGATAAACCTCCAAGTCAGCTCAAACTTTCCGAGCGTATCATTGCTAGAATGGAATGGGGACTGGTTGCTCACGTCGGCATCCCTGATTTAGAAACTCGGGTTGCGATTTTACAGCACAAGGCGGAGCAAAAAGGATTGCTCATTCCTAATGAAATGGCATTTTATATTGCGGATCACATCTATGGCAATGTCCGTCAATTGGAAGGAGCTATCAACAAGCTGACTGCCTATTGTCGTCTTTTCGGCAAGTCTCTTACAGAAACTACAGTCCGAGAAACTCTAAAAGAGCTCTTCCGTTCTCCAACAAAACAAAAAATTTCTGTAGAAACGATCTTAAAAAGTGTTGCTACAGTATTCCAAGTAAAGCTGAATGATCTTAAGGGAAACTCACGCTCTAAAGATCTTGTGTTAGCTCGGCAAATTGCTATGTATTTAGCAAAAACTCTTATTACAGATTCTTTAGTTGCAATAGGAGCTGCTTTTGGTAAAACTCATTCGACAGTACTTTATGCCTGTAAAACTATAGAACATAAATTACAAAATGACGAAACTCTTAAGCGTCAAGTAAATCTCTGTAAAAATCATATTGTTGGTTAATTTAGGGGGTGTCCCATGTTCCGTAGAACAGGAAAAGGTCCTTTTGAAGATGTGCAAACACTTTACGAAGAAGAAACTTCTTCACCTTCCAGCTACTCGCCATATTCAAGATCCGAGCGCCCAGAGACCCCTCCAAGTCTTTTTGACAACCCTAAAGCTTCGGAAGCTCGCCCTTTGAATCACAATTTAACTGAAGAATCTTCTCTTCCTCAATGGTCCTCAACTCCAAGAACAGAATCTCTACTCCCTCTTGAAGAACCTGAAACTACCTTAGGAGAAGGCGTCACCTTTAAAGGAGAACTTGCTTTTGAACGTCTCCTACGTATTGACGGAACTTTTGAAGGCATTTTAGTCTCAAAAGGAAAAATTATTATCGGTCCTAAAGGAGTGGTAAAGGCAGATATTCAGCTACAAGAAGCCATTATTGAAGGGGTTGTAGAAGGAAATATCACAGTATCTGGAAAAGTCGAACTCCGTGGAGGCGCAATCATTAAAGGAGACATCCAAGCGAACACGTTGTGTGTTGATGAGGGCGTACGTATTCTTGGTTACCTTGCAATTGCAGGAATTACTGATCATTCTGAGAGAGAAAGAGACTTATAGATACTAGAGGTGATGCACTCCCTCCAACGATAGTTTGCATCCATTTTTGTGATAAAGGATAGGCCGACAAAAAGCAGATACCTTCCCCTTTAGGAAGTTTTTCTATTTGTCTTTTCTTAGGAAGCCACGGCCACAAGGGAATGCGTAAAAGCTTTTCTAGTTTAGCAACTTCTACTACGATTTTCCTAGAAATTGTCGATGTTATATAGGCAATACAACTCGGAGTCTCATCCAGTGAAGCTAGCTCAAAGGCGATACTCTTAGAAAAAAACTGCAGAGCGGGTCGCTTACCTTCACAAGCACGAGCATATACCGAGAGGGCCGTTTGCGAAGGAAGGTACAAGCTGAAAGCTTGAAGTTGTGAAGAGGGTGAACACTGGCTACATAGACGTGTTTCGGAAGAACCAAGATAACGAAAACAATGTAGACAACGCCCTTCTCTATCTTCTACGAGAAGTTTTTCCAAGCAGTTGGAACAAAAGTAGGCTCCTGGAGCTTGACAGCCATAACATAACTTTGGAAACAGCAACGAAAAAAGTACCATCTATTTTTGAATCATGAAAATTTTTATTCCTAAAATTTTAAGCAGTTTGCTACGTTTTTGAACGTGTAGAAGCTTCAACTTTTCTCTCAATCACAATGCTCAAAAAATTCATAAATTCTCTTTGGAAACTATGTCAACAAGACAAGTATCAGCGCTTTACTCCCATTGTCGATGCGATAGATACATTTTGTTACGAACCTATTGAAACCCCTTCCAAGCCTCCTTTCATCCGCGATTCTGTAGATGTTAAGCGTTGGATGATGCTTGTTGTTATCGCTTTGTTTCCCGCGACCTTTGTTGCGATCTGGAATTCAGGACTTCAATCTATCGTTTATAGCTCAGGCAATCCTGTGCTGATGGAGCAATTCTTACATATTTCTGGATTTGGTAGTTATTTATCCTTTGTTTACAAAGAGATCCATATAGTTCCTATCCTTTGGGAAGGACTTAAGATCTTTATTCCTCTACTTACGATTAGCTATGTTGTCGGGGGTACTTGTGAGGTCCTATTTGCTGTAGTTCGTGGGCATAAAATCGCAGAAGGACTGCTAGTAACCGGAATCCTCTATCCCCTTACTCTCCCTCCGACAATTCCTTACTGGATGGCAGCCTTAGGGATCGCCTTTGGTATTGTTGTCAGTAAAGAGCTCTTCGGAGGCACAGGGATGAACATCCTCAATCCTGCTCTATCAGGAAGGGCATTCTTATTTTTTACGTTTCCAGCAAAGATGAGTGGTGACGTTTGGGTAGGAAGCAACCCCGGAGTGATTAAAGATAGCCTCATGAAGATGAACTCCTCGACAGGAAAAGTACTCATTGATGGATTTTCACAGTCTACCTGCCTACAAACTCTAAATTCGACACCCCCCTCTGTAAAGCGTCTGCATGTCGATGCGATTGCTGCAAATATGCTTCACATTCCTCACGTCCCTACTCAAGATGTCATTCACTCACAATTTTCTCTTTGGACAGAGACGCATCCTGGTTGGGTTTTAGATAATCTCACTCTTACACAACTTCAAACGTTTGTTACAGCTCCTGTTGCTGAGGGAGGATTGGGGCTGCTTCCCACACAGTTCGATTCTGCCTATGCTATTACCGATGTGATCTATGGGATTGGGAAGTTCTCAGCTGGGAATCTCTTTTGGGGAAACATTATAGGTTCTCTGGGGGAGACCTCCACTTTCGCCTGTCTGTTGGGTGCAATATTCCTTATTGTTACAGGCATTGCCTCTTGGAGAACCATGGCAGCCTTTGGGATAGGAGCCTTTCTCACAGGCTGGCTCTTTAAGTTTATCAGCGTACTCATCGTGGGACAAAACGGAGCTTGGGCACCTGCTCGATTCTTCATTCCCGCCTATCGGCAGCTTTTCCTCGGAGGACTTGCTTTTGGTTTAGTCTTTATGGCTACGGATCCCGTATCATCGCCGACTATGAAATTAGGGAAATGGATTTACGGATTCTTTATAGGATTTATGACTATTGTGATTCGTCTTATCAATCCTGCGTATCCTGAGGGAGTGATGTTAGCGATCCTTCTGGGCAATGTATTTGCCCCTCTTATCGACTATTTTGCTGTTAGAAAGTATAGAAAAAGGGGAGTCTAGAATATGTCTAAAGGCTCTTCAAAACATACCGTCCGCATAAACCAAACCTGGTACATCGTTTCCTTTATCCTGGGCCTCAGCTTATTTGCAGGAGTGCTGTTATCCACAATCTACTATGTGCTCTCCCCAATACAGGAACAAGCTGCTACTTTCGATCGCAATAAGCAAATGCTTTTAGCTGCTCATATTTTAGATTTTAAAGGAAGATTTCAAATTCAGGAAAAAAAAGAGTGGGTGCCTGCGACTTTCGATAAAAAAACACAACTTCTTGAAGTTGCTACAAAAAAAGTCTCTGAGGTTTCCTATCCTGAATTAGAGCTGTATGCCGAGCGCTTTGTCCGTCCTCTACTTACAGATGCCCAAGGCAAGGTATTTTCTTTTGAAGAAAAAAATCTGAATCCCATTGAATTTTTTGAGAAATATCAAGAAAGCCCTCCGTGTCAGCAATCCCCCCTCCCCTTTTATGTCATTTTAGAGAATACCTCTCGCACAGAAAATATGTCAGGAGCCGACGTTGCGAAAGACCTTTCTACAGTTCAAGCTTTGATCTTCCCTATATCAGGATTCGGCCTTTGGGGCCCCATCCATGGCTATCTAGGAGTGAAAAACGACGGTGACACTGTATTGGGAACCGCATGGTACCAACAAGGAGAAACTCCAGGTTTAGGAGCAAATATTACAAATCCCGAATGGCAAGAGCAATTCTATGGGAAGAAAATCTTCCTACAAGATTCTTCTGGAACTACAAATTTTGCAACAACAGACCTAGGGCTTGAGGTAGTTAAAGGTTCCGTGCGTACTACTTTGGGAGATTCTCCAAAAGCTCTTTCTGCTATTGATGGGATTTCTGGAGCCACCTTAACATGCAACGGTGTCACTGAAGCTTATGTACAATCTCTGGCTTGCTATCGTCAGCTCCTTATAAATTTTTCTAATTTAACCCATGAAAAGAAAACAGGCGAATGACAAGTAAAAAGTCCTATAAAAGCTATTTCTTTGATCCTCTATGGAGCAACAACCAAATTCTCATTGCGATTTTGGGGATTTGCTCGGCTCTGGCAGTGACAACAACAGTACAAACGGCAATTACTATGGGAATTGCTGTCAGCATTGTTACAGGATGCTCGTCTTTCTTTGTTTCCTTATTACGTAAGTTCACTCCTGACAGTGTGAGAATGATTACTCAGCTAATTATCATTAGCTTGTTTGTGATTGTTATCGACCAGTTTTTAAAAGCTTTTTTCTTTGATATTTCCAAAACACTTTCTGTTTTTGTGGGTCTTATCATCACCAATTGCATCGTGATGGGAAGGTCTGAAAGTCTAGCTAGGCATGTGACTCCTATTCCAGCGTTCTTAGATGGGTTTGCCTCTGGCTTAGGATACGGCTGGGTCTTACTTGTCATTGGAGTCATCAGAGAACTCTTTGGTTTTGGAACTCTTATGGGGTTTCGCATCATCCCTCAATTTGTTTATGCTTCCGAAACCCACCCCGATGGATACCAAAATTTAAGTCTTATGGTGCTAGCACCGTCGGCTTTTTTCCTACTTGGTATTATGATTTGGCTTGTTAACATTCGAGACTCTAAAAAGAGAAAAAGGTAGTTTATGTGGTTAGGTGCGTATACTTGGCTTAATGTCTTTGGTATTCTTCTACAAGCAGCCTTTATTCAGAATATCCTTCTTGCGAATTTCTTGGGGATGTGTAGTTACCTTGCTTGCTCTACTAGGGTTTCTACAGCCAATGGCTTGGGGATGTCCGTAGCCCTTGTTCTCACTGTAACAGGGAGCATCAACTGGTTTGTCCATGCTTTCATCACGGGCCCTAAAGCTCTAACTTGGATCTCTCCATCTTTAGCTTCTGTAAACCTAGGTTTTCTGGAGCTGATTATTTTCATCGTGGTGATTGCGGCATTCACGCAAATCTTAGAGCTTCTTTTAGAAAAGGTCTCCAGGAATCTATATCTCTCCTTAGGGATCTTCCTTCCCTTGATTGCTGTGAACTGCGCGATCCTAGGGGGTGTGCTCTTCGGAATCACACGTAGTTATCCTTTTATTCCTATGATGATCTTCTCTTTAGGAGCGGGATGTGGGTGGTGGCTCGCTATTGTTATTTTAGCCACTATCAAAGAAAAACTCGCCTACTCTGATATTCCCAAAAACCTCCAGGGAATGGGGATCTCCTTCATTACAACAGGCCTCATTGCTATGGCTTTTATGAGCTTAACAGGTATTGATATTTCTAAACCTTCAGCAAAGATTCAAAGAGCTCCTCTAGAGACTGAAGTTGTTGAAAACACGACCAATCCACTAAAAGAATCTTCGTCCAAACACCAGCCAAGTATTTCTAAAGCACGAACGCAGCGTCGCTCTCTCTAGGAACTTTCCTAGAGTCGAGTTTCTAGTGAACTTTTGTACACAGAGATGCTTCTAAACAATTTCAATTCGAGATATGGAAGGCGGCTTTTTGCAAGCTGTGGCGATTTTACTTGCGATACAATAAACAACGATCGTCAGTAAAACACAAATAGCAAGAGCTATACCTATATAGAGAGCGCAGAGTCTCAGTTGAGAACCTTCACAAGAAAACAAAGTCACGGCGAAAGCTACAGCTAACGAAGTGAGGAGAATAGCAAGCACTTTCGCAAAAATCCGATAAGATAAAGAATTCTCCGAATGGAGAAGGACACTAGAATACCGTTTTAGGAAGGTCAGAGTATCGGGATTTTGTCGAGAACGGGGAACGTACTTAGGTAATGTAGTCATGATTTTTCAATCAATAAAATGTCCAACTCAGCTTTCATGCGCTACCTTAGTTTTTTCTAAGGCATTGGAAATCTTATAACGCCAACACGCACAAACTAACATAGATAAGGTAATGCAACTCGCAGCAATCCAGATCGAGAGCTGTAGAGGTGCCGATCCCGTTAAAAATAGGCCACAGGCTACCAAAGAAATCGCTATCAATGAAAGGACCATGATGGCTATAGTAAGCTTCTTCACACGAGATACCCCGGAAGATAATGCGGACAATTCTTCAGAAGATAGTTGCACATGATCTTGTAGGACATGAGGGGCTACCGGACTAGCTGGATCCATAGAATAATTCTGATGTATTTTTTAAACCTTAGACATAAATTTTAAATGTTTTAGCCTTAAAAAAATACCTCTTATCTTCTGAAAAAAATGAGTATATCTAATAAAAAATTTACTCTTCATCCATCAAAGAAAGATTAGAAGGATCCCAGTCCTGGTCTAGTCGGACTACAGCCAACCATCCCTCACCTTCTGGAGCTTCGTTAATCTTCTGAGGATTATCCACTAAATCAAGGTTGATATCGATAACCTCTCCTGATACAGGACTTAACACCTCTATAGCAGATTTAGAAGATTCCAGAATGACTAAAACCTCACCTTCTTTACATAGACTCCCTACTGAAGGTAAATCCACATGGAGAATGGCTCCTAAGTTTTTCTGCATTTTTTCTGTTAACCCGAGGCGCACCACCCTCTCATGGACGGGCAAAATCCAAACATGATAATCAGAATACCACATCACCTTACGACTCCCTGTTCTATAAAGCGTTCCATATAGGATCCTAAAAGTTCTTCATCTAGCTGACTTTTAGCTAAAAATAGTTTATCCACGCTAGCAGGACGATCATACAGTAAATGAGAGAGGCATTGATAATAACAGGGCCCTTCGTTAGGACTCATGAATACAGAAGAATAGTCTCCTACCTTCATAGAGAAAATCCTATCAAACTCTTGGGGCAGCTCCTTGTCTCCTCGGGAAAAAGTCTTCAATGAGCGATCTAAGCTCCAAGAGAAAGACCCCTCGAGATGCCTTCCCAATCTGTGGTTTTCCACTACCTTCCAAAGACGTCGTTGCCATAGGCTAGCGCCTTCTTCTCCTGGATACCGTGTACGCAACGCAGATTCTAGACGCTCCATGTCAACAAGATGACCATGAGAAGTAAGTAACTGTGAGGCCAAATCTCTCTTTAAAACCTCACGATAAGGAAGCACTTCTTCTTTTTCAAAAGAACTATTAACAATAATAGTATAATAGGTCTCTGCATCCTGGCTATATAAATCTAAAACCTCGTTTTCAAGCAACACTTTGGCTAATTGCTGACCGTCGGATATTCCTGGTAGAGCACTATTCTTCCCTGCAGATAAGAGAACTTCTTGGCTCTGCTTAGGAACTTGCTGTAGCGATTGCAGAATTCTCTCAGGGCGGGCCCTTAAGATTTCCTTGCGTGTGAAAAGAGAAATTTTATCTCGCAGCGCAGGCTTAAGATGTTGGAAGTCTTTATACGACTGACACGTCTCAACGTCAGGAAACTGCTGGAGAATCTCCTGGAAGTGCTCAGAATTTTGTTGCCAGTGCAGCACTTCAACCATAGGTACAGTAGCTGCTAAGTCTTGCAAAGCGACTCTCTTATAGTCTATAGAAAACCGTCTGCCTACTAACCGAGGCTCTTTAGCTTTTATGGTCGCTATAGGAAGGATCTCATTAGGAACATCCAAACTATCCGATTTAGGTAAACTCACTAACTTTAAATAGACTTCGAAAGCTTTTAACTCTTGTTTTGTTTTAAAGCTATACTCCTTAGGGAGTCTAAAGAACTCTACTTGTATGGAATCTTTTCCTTGAACGAAAAATGTAGTTAGAGGTTGGAAGTCAAAAGAAACGCCTCCCTGCAATAGGAGAAGAGCTCTTTTGCACAACAATATGTCTCGATACATATTGAAAAATTCGGACTCAGAGATCTCTAAAAACTGAAAATACGAGTTTACAAATTCTTCAAATCCTAAGGAAAATTCCTTATTCTTACTGATCTTAGTATAGGCATGCTTCGCCTTATCATAAAAGTCGTCACGAGCTTCTTGTTTTGAGGGCCTGGGAAGTACTTTTTTCTGCTCGTCAATAAAGCGGATCAAGAGCTCAACAGCAGCAGAAAGGTAGGCATCCCCAAACCAGTCTTGAATCGTCTGGTAGCCAAATAACCGCAAGTCTTTCCCGCGAGATAAGGCTTCATCTGGGGGAAGAGCAAACATTTGCCTGCGGTACTCCAACATTTGTCGAAGCACATAATGAGGGAACCTTCTCTCTTCTAAAAAGAGCTTGGCTCTAGCAAGAAATCCTTCTTTTGATATGGGGTTCTCGATTTGTTGAAAGACCTTCAGGATCTCTAAAAGCTGGGGAGCTGAAGATTTCCAAACTTCTTCAGAGGAAATAAAAGGAGCGTCAAAACGACGATACGGCTGGTAAGCTTTCTCCTTACTAAAAATTTTCTCTCCCGGATGGTACACTTTTAAAAAGAGTTTTTCTCCCACCCTTGTCGTTAGAAAATAATCAGTAAGTAGCCCCTCATTGATAAAATTCCAAGCTCTAGGGTTCCCTGTAAATGGATACGCTTCGTGAGCAAAGAACTTCTTCATAGCCATGAAATCTTTCTCTACATACCGCTTCCCTGAAGCGGTAGTAAAAACAGTCCGACGTGAGGTGGACTCTGCAGAACCTTTTCTAGAGAATCGTCCCCAACCCACTCCAGTACCAGAAACACAAACTACAGCAATGACAATGCCGATAAATTTTTTTTGATGCTTATAGAAGAACGATAACAAGGTCCACCCTCTACCCAAACAATAAAAGCGTAGTGTAAACGATAGCAGAGAAAAAAACCAGGCAGGATCCCTGCAGAGCCTGCAGAAGAGATCCTGTTGGTAGATTCGCACCCAGGGACGCTAGGCTGGCATATAGGTCAGCTGCAAATGTCCCAAAGTGTGGTGTACGGAATGGAAATACCAAGAGAAAATGTCGCCATGACTTACAGGAATCGACAATCCGATATCTTTATTGAAGACTTTGTTAGCTTTTGCAGCGACTTCTGGAGATTCGATAACTACAATACTTTCGTAATCAAAGGCATCACTTTTCTTTCCAAAATTATAACTTCCGATCACAAAAATTTCATCATCGATAATCATACACTTCTTGTGCAACTGCGTTTCCCAAATAGCAAACTCATAAATAGAAACCCGCTCATAAGGTTTTAGCTTTTCGCAAAACCATTTTTTCCAAAGAGGATACCGTTTCCCATAGAGCAAGGCGAAATAGTTAATACGGTTTCCCCAAGCATAGGGTCCTGTAATTGCAGGACTTAATTCATGACAGCCGTTCGTAATTAAACTCAGATGAACACCGTGATTATGAGAAACGTCGACAAGAGCATTTAAAAGCTCGTCCTTAGGGATGAAATACATGTGAGCAAGCTTCACAGAAGATCTAGCTCCCTGGATAAGTTTCAAATATTCTTGAGTCACAGGATTGGGTTGCTTATCGTGGGGACCACCTAAAACTATCCTGATCTTGGAAGAGTCGACAAGAACAAGATCTTCATGTTTGTCAAATCCAGGAAATACTGTCTCCTCGGCTTGTTCTAAAGTCAGTGGAGGACAGGCGCCTGCAAACTGTTCAGGATTATCAATGAACCACATATGATGTGCATAGTAGTCCCACATAGCAAATTGCTTATGATATTCTTCTCTGAGCTGCAAACCGAATGCTGTAGAACGCAACATGATATCCTGATCACGAAATGCTAGGGGCCGACGCACTCCACTGACAAATAAACGTGGGTTATCCACTTTCTCAGGAACCTCATCCCCTGGAGTGCACATAAACTCTTCAAAATTGGTACCACCTAAAATACAATATTTCCCATCGATGATAGAAAGTTTGATATGCATTTCAATGACATTAGGAGCGAGGATGCTTGTTGAGGGTGGGCACCCTGTAAAAACGTAGAAAAACCGGTTGGGATGACGTTCTTTGAGAGCTTTGAGTAATTTTTGGTCTTCAGCATCGGTAAACGTGGGTTGGATAATGATATAGCTACAGAGCTCTGGAACCAGATCCATACGAGCCTCGAGGTGATCTACCATCTCTTTAAGCGTTCGGCCTCCTGTCATGCAGGGACACAGTTCTACATAAAAATTTGCATGATCTATGCAATCCAATATCTGTTGAAAGGCCTCTACACTATTGTCATAAACAAGAACTCCAACCTTCTCCTTGTCTGAAGCTACGATTGTCTTTGCTGAAACAGAATTAGGAACCAGCAAAATAAAAAATATTCCAAGAGCTGCCAAGCGAAAACGCAACCGACTCATCATAACCCCTCACCACAAAACAATTTAATAAACGCCTCTTTGACTTGCTGACGCGCCTCCTGCAGCACTTCATCAGCAGCTTCCAAACCTAAAGGGAAAAACGCGTGAATCTGGATTTGTTCAATAATTTCTTCAAGAACCTCGGGTTTTAAAAATCTCTGGTAAAACTCAGAAGAACTTCCCGATAAGAATAAGGATCCTTGATGTAAAAATCCCTGTTGCACCTTGCGTTGGGCAGCGCCCCCTATCTTCTTGTCCCCAAAAAGAACGTCATACTTCGAAGTTTTTGCCATACAAAAATTTCCTGAATCTCTGGAAGAAGAGTTTTCGTCTTCTGGAGCTAACATTCCCTGGATCCGAAATACTTTCTCTAGAACCTTCGCTACAAAAGAGTTTACAGTATGGTAGTTCTCAAGTACCGAAGAAGAATAGGAAGGATGTGTCGCAGACATAAGAACAGAAAAAGCATAATCTCCCTTATGGAAGACAAATCCCCCTCCCGTAGGCCGCACTGCGGCGTCCAATCCTAGATCCGCATAGTTGGAAAGTAAAAATTTTTCTGGACGCATAAAGTGACCGTACGTCAGAGAACAAGGATTCTCCCACTCATAAAGGTGTAAAATGAGCTCCCCATCTTGCAGAGATTCTAATAAATCTCTGTCCTTAGCCATGTGGGAGGCCGCTGAAGATTTTCCTGAATCTACGATACGAACTTTCATATAACAAACATAAAACTAATTAAGACTGTTTCAAAAGAAGCTGAACTATTGTATCATATACAAAAGGTTTGTGCATAACTTTCCCTTAAACTCAGAGGAATTTTACCAAATTTGCTGGTTTAGAGCGAAGAGTTGCATCATTATTTTAAATTTCGTATATGCTTAAGGAAAGTTCTACCCCTGTCTTTTAGGTTTTTATGTTTGAGAAGTTCACTAATAGAGCAAAACAAGTCATTAAACTGGCGAAAAAGGAGGCTCAGCGTTTAAATCATAACTACCTGGGTACTGAGCACATCCTGCTTGGTCTTCTCAAACTTGGTCAAGGGGTAGCTGTTAATGTATTACGCAACCTCGGTATAGATTTTGATACGGCACGGCAAGAGGTGGAACGCCTGATTGGTTATGGTCCAGAAATTCAAGTCTACGGAGACCCTGCCCTTACAGGAAGAGTAAAAAAATCTTTTGAATCAGCAAATGAAGAGGCCAGCCTTTTAGAGCACAATTATGTCGGGACGGAGCATTTACTCTTAGGGATCCTACATCAATCAGATAGTGTCGCTCTTCAGGTATTAGAAAACTTACATATCGATCCAAGAGAGGTTCGTAAGGAAATTCTTAAAGAATTAGAGACCTTCAATCTACAACTTCCTCCTTCGTCGTCGTCTTCTTCCTCATCCTCTCGAAGCAACCCTTCATCTTCAAAATCTCCTTTAGGTCATAGCTTAGGTTCTGACAAAAACGAAAAGCTTTCTGCTCTGAAAGCATATGGTTATGATTTAACGGAGATGGTCCGAGAGTCTAAGCTCGATCCTGTCATTGGTCGTTCTTCAGAAGTCGAACGGTTGATTTTGATTCTTTGCCGAAGAAGAAAAAACAATCCTGTACTTATTGGAGAAGCTGGAGTTGGTAAGACTGCAATTGTTGAGGGTCTGGCTCAAAAAATCATTCTGAATGAGGTTCCTGATGCCTTACGGAAAAAGCGACTGATTACTCTAGATCTAGCATTAATGATTGCTGGAACAAAATATCGAGGGCAATTTGAGGAACGGATCAAAGCTGTCATGGATGAAGTTCGCAAGCAT encodes:
- a CDS encoding glycine cleavage protein H-like protein, which translates into the protein MWYSDYHVWILPVHERVVRLGLTEKMQKNLGAILHVDLPSVGSLCKEGEVLVILESSKSAIEVLSPVSGEVIDINLDLVDNPQKINEAPEGEGWLAVVRLDQDWDPSNLSLMDEE
- a CDS encoding phospholipase D-like domain-containing protein, which translates into the protein MMSRLRFRLAALGIFFILLVPNSVSAKTIVASDKEKVGVLVYDNSVEAFQQILDCIDHANFYVELCPCMTGGRTLKEMVDHLEARMDLVPELCSYIIIQPTFTDAEDQKLLKALKERHPNRFFYVFTGCPPSTSILAPNVIEMHIKLSIIDGKYCILGGTNFEEFMCTPGDEVPEKVDNPRLFVSGVRRPLAFRDQDIMLRSTAFGLQLREEYHKQFAMWDYYAHHMWFIDNPEQFAGACPPLTLEQAEETVFPGFDKHEDLVLVDSSKIRIVLGGPHDKQPNPVTQEYLKLIQGARSSVKLAHMYFIPKDELLNALVDVSHNHGVHLSLITNGCHELSPAITGPYAWGNRINYFALLYGKRYPLWKKWFCEKLKPYERVSIYEFAIWETQLHKKCMIIDDEIFVIGSYNFGKKSDAFDYESIVVIESPEVAAKANKVFNKDIGLSIPVSHGDIFSWYFHSVHHTLGHLQLTYMPA
- the nqrE gene encoding NADH:ubiquinone reductase (Na(+)-transporting) subunit E, coding for MWLGAYTWLNVFGILLQAAFIQNILLANFLGMCSYLACSTRVSTANGLGMSVALVLTVTGSINWFVHAFITGPKALTWISPSLASVNLGFLELIIFIVVIAAFTQILELLLEKVSRNLYLSLGIFLPLIAVNCAILGGVLFGITRSYPFIPMMIFSLGAGCGWWLAIVILATIKEKLAYSDIPKNLQGMGISFITTGLIAMAFMSLTGIDISKPSAKIQRAPLETEVVENTTNPLKESSSKHQPSISKARTQRRSL
- a CDS encoding lipoate--protein ligase family protein, producing the protein MKVRIVDSGKSSAASHMAKDRDLLESLQDGELILHLYEWENPCSLTYGHFMRPEKFLLSNYADLGLDAAVRPTGGGFVFHKGDYAFSVLMSATHPSYSSSVLENYHTVNSFVAKVLEKVFRIQGMLAPEDENSSSRDSGNFCMAKTSKYDVLFGDKKIGGAAQRKVQQGFLHQGSLFLSGSSSEFYQRFLKPEVLEEIIEQIQIHAFFPLGLEAADEVLQEARQQVKEAFIKLFCGEGL